A genomic window from Misgurnus anguillicaudatus unplaced genomic scaffold, ASM2758022v2 HiC_scaffold_29, whole genome shotgun sequence includes:
- the LOC129426139 gene encoding junctional adhesion molecule-like, which translates to MKILLCFFMSVHVITANSNGLTLKGRFSPLVVPLGSSVVLPCFVDTPLPLEDLEVDWKRLDTQTLIHLYQDEDIRPEAQHQDYHDRAHFFTEDIKHGNFSLLLNNLTAEDEGQYTCKVYTGQESGETVVEIKHVERLIVSGSSRSFSASVGYDVTLNCSVDSHIKHEEIEEVSWKKTNKGEPITVLLYQYNETLPESSDERYRDRVEFFTDEIHRGNFSLRLKRVRTEDKGVYICQVFTGRLSANITVILETMGESIKKGKTTHAAA; encoded by the exons ATGAAGATTCTTCTGTGTTTCTTCATGTCAGTACATGTGATCACTGCTAACTCAAATG GGTTAACATTAAAAGGTCGCTTTAGTCCTCTGGTTGTTCCTCTGGGAAGTTCAGTGGTTCTTCCCTGTTTTGTTGACACACCCTTACCACTGGAGGATCTGGAGGTGGATTGGAAAAGACTGGACACACAGACTCTCATTCATCTGTATCAAGATGAAGATATCAGACCAGAGGCTCAACATCAGGATTATCATGATAGAGCTCATTTTTTCACTGAAGACATTAAACATGGAAACTTCTCCCTCCTGTTGAACAATCTGACAGCTGAAGATGAGGGACAATACACATGTAAAGTTTACACTGGACAAGAGTCTGGAGAAACTGTGGTGGAAATTAAACATGTTG AGCGTTTGATAGTGTCAGGATCAAGTCGCTCCTTTTCTGCATCTGTGGGTTATGATGTCACTTTGAACTGCTCTGTGGACTCTCACATCAAACATGAAGAGATTGAAGAGGTTTCAtggaagaaaacaaataaaggcGAACCCATCACAGTTCTTCTTTATCAATACAATGAAACTTTACCAGAATCATCAGATGAGCGATACAGAGACAGAGTTGAGTTCTTCACTGATGAAATCCACAGAGGAAACTTCTCTCTCAGACTGAAGAGAGTCAGAACTGAAGATAAAGGCGTTTACATCTGTCAAGTGTTTACTGGACGACTTTCAGCAAACATAACTGTAATACTGGAGACAATGGGTGAGtcaataaaaaaaggaaaaactaCACATGCAGCAGCCTAA